In the Camelus bactrianus isolate YW-2024 breed Bactrian camel chromosome 17, ASM4877302v1, whole genome shotgun sequence genome, one interval contains:
- the LOC105080202 gene encoding IQ domain-containing protein F1 has translation MEKDQPKTINEQAENEPLKNEGLTSLPPVQAPPPTLEKKAEIPRTPNRPPVSYPEVVKIQAWWRGTLVRRTLLHAALQVWIIQSWWKQTLVKLDQRRRRAALEIFTRKEWAAVRLQSWVRMWRIRRRYCRLLSAARIIQAYWRCHSCASRGFIKGHYRVTANQLHLELEILLGSGPCIVTECIPLPIKQ, from the exons ATG gagaaggaccagcctaaaACAATAAATGAACAGGCTGAAAATGAGCCTCTGAAGAATGAGGGGCTGACCTCTTTACCGCCAGTGCAAGCACCACCACCGACCTTAGAGAAGAAGGCGGAG ATCCCAAGAACCCCAAATAGGCCTCCTGTCAGTTATCCAGAAGTAGTCAAGATCCAGGCCTGGTGGCGGGGCACCCTGGTGCGCAGGACGCTGCTGCACGCGGCACTCCAGGTGTGGATCATTCAGTCCTGGTGGAAGCAAACACTGGTGAAGCTGGACCAAAGGAGGCGGCGGGCAGCCCTGGAGATCTTTACTCGGAAGGAGTGGGCAGCAGTCAGGCTACAGTCCTGGGTCCGCATGTGGCGCATCCGTCGGCGCTACTGCCGTTTGCTCAGTGCTGCCCGCATCATCCAGGCCTACTGGAGGTGCCACTCCTGCGCTTCCCGGGGCTTCATCAAGGGCCACTACAGAGTCACGGCCAACCAGCTGCATCTCGAACTCGAGATCTTGCTGGGCTCAGGGCCTTGCATTGTGACAGAGTGTATCCCCCTTCCAATAAAGCAGTGA
- the IQCF5 gene encoding IQ domain-containing protein F5 — translation MLGEDKAAVFIQAWWRGTLVRRTLLHAALRAWIIQCWWKQKLAKLLEKRRWASLELYARQEWAAVKLQSWVRMWCIRLRYCRLLHAVRIIQVYWRWHSCHTRGFIQGHYNLKENHLNLQLEISLGSQACRVQQSIPLPIKE, via the coding sequence ATGCTGGGAGAAGACAAAGCGGCCGTGTTTATCCAGGCCTGGTGGCGGGGCACCCTGGTGCGCCGGACGCTGCTGCACGCGGCGCTCAGGGCGTGGATTATTCAGTGCTGGTGGAAACAGAAGCTGGCGAAACTGCTGGAGAAGAGGCGGTGGGCGTCCCTAGAATTGTATGCGCGGCAAGAATGGGCAGCTGTGAAACTGCAGTCCTGGGTCCGCATGTGGTGCATCCGCCTTCGTTACTGCCGTTTGCTCCACGCTGTCCGCATCATCCAGGTCTATTGGCGCTGGCATAGCTGCCACACCCGGGGCTTTATTCAGGGCCATTACAACCTCAAAGAAAACCACCTGAATCTTCAACTTGAAATCTCTTTGGGCTCGCAAGCTTGTAGAGTTCAACAAAGCATACCCCTTCCAATAAAGGAATGA